In Candidatus Syntrophosphaera sp., a single genomic region encodes these proteins:
- a CDS encoding RnfABCDGE type electron transport complex subunit D has protein sequence MKDRYTVSPAPHLHDRTSIPNVMWNVVLALLPALLFSVYYWGFRTLWLTLIGVAAAVLTEALIQKLRKVPVTVYDGSAVLTGMLLTYNISAGSPWWLPVMGSVFAIAVGKQVFGGLGNNPVNPALLGRAFLLASWPSLMTGNCWVPTLKRGLNEASINGITNLNLIHPNLQALSTKAYDLVTGSTPLKVAQTLRDTSFVNTMTSDPALNSDLGNKIFNSLFDLGTLKSLFWGNIGGCIGEVSAFALLLGALYLLWKNIIEWRIPLFYIGTVFILTFLFGSIPGTGYSVMLPFFHIFSGGLMLGAFFMATDYTTSPLTKNGRIVFAIGCGVLTVVIRLVGGYPEGVSYSILFMNVMTPLIDKITMPKAFGKVKK, from the coding sequence ATGAAAGATAGATACACTGTCTCCCCCGCGCCCCATCTGCACGACCGCACCAGCATCCCGAACGTGATGTGGAACGTGGTGCTCGCGCTGCTCCCGGCGCTGCTGTTTTCCGTTTATTACTGGGGCTTCCGCACCCTCTGGCTCACCCTGATCGGGGTCGCCGCCGCGGTGCTCACCGAAGCTTTGATCCAGAAACTGCGCAAGGTGCCGGTCACTGTTTATGACGGTTCCGCCGTCCTCACCGGCATGCTGCTCACCTACAACATCTCCGCCGGCTCGCCCTGGTGGCTGCCCGTCATGGGCTCCGTTTTCGCCATCGCCGTGGGCAAACAGGTCTTTGGCGGGCTGGGCAACAATCCCGTGAATCCCGCCCTCCTGGGCCGGGCTTTCCTGCTGGCTTCCTGGCCCTCGCTGATGACGGGGAACTGCTGGGTGCCAACGCTCAAGCGCGGCCTGAATGAAGCCTCCATCAACGGGATCACGAATCTGAACCTGATCCATCCCAACCTGCAGGCACTTTCCACCAAGGCCTACGACCTGGTGACCGGCTCCACGCCCCTGAAAGTGGCCCAGACCCTGCGTGACACCAGCTTTGTGAACACCATGACCAGCGATCCCGCCCTCAATTCCGACCTCGGCAACAAGATCTTCAACAGCCTCTTCGACCTGGGCACGCTCAAATCGCTGTTCTGGGGCAATATCGGCGGCTGCATCGGCGAGGTTTCCGCTTTCGCGCTCCTTTTGGGCGCTCTCTACCTGCTCTGGAAGAACATCATCGAATGGCGCATCCCGCTGTTCTACATTGGAACGGTGTTTATCCTCACCTTCCTGTTCGGGAGTATCCCGGGAACTGGCTATTCGGTCATGCTGCCCTTCTTCCATATCTTCTCAGGCGGTTTGATGCTGGGGGCCTTTTTCATGGCCACGGACTACACGACCAGCCCGCTGACCAAGAACGGCAGGATCGTCTTTGCCATCGGCTGCGGAGTGCTCACTGTGGTGATCCGCCTGGTGGGAGGCTATCCGGAAGGCGTTTCCTATTCGATCCTGTTCATGAACGTGATGACGCCCCTGATCGACAAGATAACCATGCCAAAAGCTTTCGGGAAGGTGAAGAAATGA
- the rsxC gene encoding electron transport complex subunit RsxC, producing the protein MKLKTFPGGVHPHDYKHFSASAGIEPAPLPPRVVIPLSQHIGGPSSPVVKVGDEVKTGQLIAEAAGFVSIPQHASISGKVTKIDIFPHPAGAMMKAIEITGDGLDSWVEMTDNPGFLELPAAEMKQRIADAGICGMGGAGFPTFVKLSPPEDKPINTVILNGVECEPYLTSDYRLMLEKPEEIISGLKILMKVLGATQGSIGIEANKPDAIELLGKLLAGESKINVVPLKLQYPQGAEKQLIYAATKRKVPAGGLPMAVGVVVQNVGTARAIYEAVRYKKPLVERVISITGSIVKNPKNLMARIGTPLADLVEFCGGTTAEIGKAISGGPMMGFALPGLEAPMGKGSSGLVLMGQKEAGEIEERNCLRCARCVDVCPMNLLPSLIAQAVKGADLDLAVQSGLEDCMKCGSCAYVCPAHIRLVQWIDTGKIRQAERLRARK; encoded by the coding sequence ATGAAGCTAAAAACCTTCCCCGGGGGTGTCCATCCCCATGACTACAAGCATTTTTCCGCCTCGGCCGGGATCGAGCCGGCGCCTCTGCCCCCGCGGGTGGTGATCCCCCTTTCCCAGCATATCGGAGGGCCTTCCAGCCCTGTCGTCAAGGTTGGCGATGAGGTGAAAACCGGCCAGCTGATCGCCGAGGCCGCGGGGTTCGTATCCATTCCCCAGCACGCCAGCATCAGCGGCAAGGTCACCAAAATCGATATCTTCCCCCATCCCGCGGGAGCGATGATGAAAGCGATCGAGATCACCGGCGACGGACTGGACAGCTGGGTGGAAATGACTGACAATCCTGGTTTTCTGGAACTTCCCGCCGCCGAGATGAAGCAGCGGATCGCCGACGCGGGCATCTGCGGCATGGGCGGGGCCGGATTTCCCACCTTCGTGAAGCTTTCCCCGCCCGAGGACAAACCGATCAACACGGTGATCCTCAATGGGGTGGAATGCGAGCCCTATCTGACCTCGGATTACCGGCTGATGCTGGAAAAGCCGGAGGAGATCATCAGCGGCCTGAAGATCCTGATGAAGGTTTTGGGCGCGACCCAAGGCAGCATCGGCATCGAGGCGAACAAGCCCGACGCCATCGAACTGCTGGGCAAGCTGCTCGCCGGGGAAAGCAAGATCAACGTTGTGCCCCTGAAACTGCAATATCCCCAGGGCGCGGAAAAGCAGCTCATCTACGCCGCTACGAAGCGCAAGGTTCCGGCCGGCGGATTGCCCATGGCTGTGGGCGTGGTGGTGCAAAACGTGGGTACCGCCCGCGCGATCTATGAGGCCGTCCGCTATAAGAAGCCCCTGGTGGAAAGGGTCATCTCCATCACCGGCAGCATCGTCAAAAACCCCAAGAACCTCATGGCGCGGATCGGCACACCCCTGGCCGATTTGGTGGAATTTTGCGGCGGCACCACCGCGGAAATCGGCAAGGCGATCTCCGGCGGCCCGATGATGGGCTTTGCCCTGCCCGGCCTGGAAGCCCCGATGGGCAAGGGAAGCAGCGGCTTGGTGCTGATGGGCCAAAAGGAAGCCGGCGAGATCGAGGAACGGAATTGCCTGCGCTGCGCCCGCTGCGTGGACGTCTGCCCAATGAACCTGCTGCCCAGCCTGATCGCCCAGGCGGTGAAAGGCGCGGACCTGGACCTGGCCGTCCAAAGCGGGCTCGAAGACTGCATGAAATGCGGAAGCTGCGCCTATGTCTGCCCCGCGCACATCAGATTGGTGCAATGGATCGACACCGGCAAGATCCGCCAGGCCGAACGCCTGCGGGCCAGGAAATAG